From Buchnera aphidicola (Periphyllus lyropictus), a single genomic window includes:
- a CDS encoding exoribonuclease II, giving the protein MFYNNIVLMQLKKKLKINTERVEGIVKKSEKGYGFLEIDSKVSYFIPPKKIKKVMNGDRIIAKKGFSKNREIVIPEKLIEPYLNTFIGYLQKINQQYFIIPDNQLLKEYIPCNYLKKDISKFESGDWFLAKLTKHKLNQNVFHAELIKFISKKKDPFTPWWIVLSKYNLKKNEPKIDLNNIVFDKNIPRKDLTNFSFITIDNNHTKDIDDAVFIKKKKDGSFFLIVAISDTTAFISYNSKLDVIASKRSFTNYLPGLNVPMLPRFLSEDLCSLKPNKKRPVLACKMIIKKNGSIKNSSSFFLAWIKSKAKLSYRNVSNWIEKKGSWKPLYKDIKNQLKLLYDFCLLRINWREKNSFIFPERLEYKFHLSKLNEVLNISIEKRRIAHKIIEECMIAANLTAAKILSKKKGFGLYNNHAGFDASNINYVSSFLKKKNIIISSKKLLTLKGFCNLYKILKKKKYKYLVNRIRKFQSFSEISLIPKPHYALGLKQYATWTSPIRKYGDIINHRFLKSIILNTKPFILKKDIIQNISNQKRKHRLSERDIEDFLYLEYFKKNNFEDKIFFSEIFEISRGGIRAKLLETGANIFIPSSFIHRIRSELDLNQDKGLIYLNGKLLYKISDVIKVKILNFRTNSKSIIAKLI; this is encoded by the coding sequence ATGTTTTATAATAATATTGTTTTAATGCAACTTAAAAAAAAATTAAAAATAAATACTGAAAGAGTGGAAGGAATAGTAAAAAAATCTGAAAAAGGTTATGGATTTTTAGAAATAGATTCTAAAGTTAGTTATTTTATCCCTCCAAAAAAAATTAAAAAAGTTATGAATGGAGATAGAATTATTGCAAAAAAAGGATTTTCTAAAAATAGAGAAATTGTTATTCCAGAAAAGTTAATAGAACCTTATTTAAATACATTTATTGGATATTTACAAAAAATAAATCAACAATATTTTATTATTCCGGATAATCAATTATTAAAAGAATATATACCATGCAATTATTTAAAAAAAGATATTTCAAAGTTTGAATCTGGAGATTGGTTTTTAGCAAAATTAACTAAACATAAATTAAATCAAAATGTTTTTCATGCTGAATTAATTAAATTTATTTCTAAAAAAAAAGACCCATTTACTCCATGGTGGATAGTTTTATCTAAATATAATTTAAAAAAAAATGAACCAAAAATAGATTTAAATAATATTGTTTTTGATAAAAATATACCAAGAAAAGATTTAACTAATTTTTCTTTTATTACTATAGATAATAATCATACTAAAGATATAGATGATGCTGTTTTTATAAAAAAAAAAAAAGATGGAAGTTTTTTTTTAATAGTAGCTATATCTGATACAACAGCTTTTATTTCATATAATAGTAAATTAGATGTAATTGCTTCTAAGAGGAGTTTTACAAATTATTTACCTGGATTAAATGTTCCTATGTTACCAAGATTTTTATCTGAAGATTTATGTTCTTTAAAACCAAATAAAAAAAGACCTGTTTTAGCTTGTAAAATGATTATTAAAAAAAATGGATCTATTAAAAATTCTAGTTCTTTTTTTTTAGCTTGGATTAAATCCAAAGCAAAATTGTCATATAGAAATGTTTCTAATTGGATAGAAAAAAAAGGTTCTTGGAAACCTTTATATAAAGATATAAAAAATCAATTGAAATTATTATATGATTTTTGTTTATTACGAATTAATTGGAGAGAAAAAAATTCTTTTATTTTTCCAGAAAGATTAGAATATAAATTTCATTTATCTAAATTAAATGAAGTATTAAATATTTCTATTGAAAAAAGAAGAATTGCTCATAAAATTATAGAAGAATGTATGATAGCAGCTAATTTAACTGCAGCTAAAATTTTATCTAAAAAAAAGGGTTTTGGATTATATAATAATCATGCTGGATTTGATGCATCAAATATAAATTATGTATCTTCATTTTTAAAAAAAAAAAATATTATTATTAGTTCAAAAAAATTGTTAACTTTAAAAGGTTTTTGTAATCTTTATAAAATTTTAAAAAAAAAAAAATATAAATACTTAGTAAATAGAATTAGAAAATTTCAATCTTTTAGTGAAATTAGTTTAATTCCTAAACCTCATTATGCTTTAGGATTAAAACAATATGCTACATGGACTTCTCCAATCAGAAAATATGGAGATATAATTAATCATAGATTTTTAAAATCTATTATTCTTAATACTAAACCATTTATCTTAAAAAAAGATATTATACAAAATATATCTAATCAAAAAAGAAAACATAGACTTTCAGAAAGAGATATAGAAGATTTTTTATATCTAGAATATTTTAAAAAAAATAATTTTGAAGATAAAATTTTTTTTTCAGAAATTTTTGAAATTTCTAGAGGAGGAATTAGAGCAAAGTTATTAGAAACAGGGGCAAATATATTTATACCAAGTTCTTTTATACATAGAATTCGTTCTGAATTAGATCTTAATCAAGATAAAGGTTTAATATATTTAAATGGAAAATTATTATATAAAATTTCAGATGTAATTAAAGTTAAAATTTTAAATTTTAGAACAAATTCTAAGAGTATTATTGCTAAACTAATTTAA
- a CDS encoding enoyl-ACP reductase FabI — protein sequence MGFLSGKKILIFGLHNKYSIAYGIAKSMYYQGADLAFIYKKKKYKKRIKMIAKEFNSNIVLYCNIKYTIDIKNLFLNLKKIWSNFDGIVHSLAFLKKKFLKNNYINSFTKKSFISSHLISSYSFVKLAKQFKSILNKNSSLITVSFLGSQKFIPNYNLMGLAKASLESNVRYMAASLGPKIRINAISPGPVKTVSSYNIKGLEKILYIYKKFSPMKRNISIIEIGNVASFLSSNLSSGITGQIIYVDGGFNIVGLY from the coding sequence ATGGGATTTTTATCTGGTAAAAAAATTTTAATTTTTGGATTACATAATAAATATTCTATTGCTTATGGAATAGCTAAATCTATGTATTATCAGGGAGCAGATTTAGCTTTTATATATAAAAAAAAAAAATATAAAAAAAGAATTAAAATGATAGCTAAAGAATTTAACTCTAATATTGTTTTATATTGCAATATTAAATATACAATTGATATTAAAAATTTATTTTTAAATTTAAAAAAAATATGGAGTAATTTTGATGGTATTGTTCATTCTTTAGCTTTTCTTAAAAAAAAATTTTTAAAAAATAATTATATAAATTCTTTTACAAAAAAATCTTTTATTTCATCACATCTAATTAGTTCATATAGTTTTGTTAAATTAGCTAAACAATTTAAAAGTATTTTAAATAAAAATTCTTCTTTAATAACAGTATCATTTTTAGGATCTCAAAAATTTATTCCAAATTATAATTTAATGGGATTAGCTAAAGCTTCATTGGAATCCAATGTTCGTTATATGGCTGCTTCTTTAGGTCCAAAAATTCGAATTAATGCTATTTCTCCAGGTCCAGTTAAAACTGTTTCTTCATATAATATTAAAGGGTTAGAAAAAATTTTATATATATATAAAAAATTTTCTCCAATGAAAAGAAATATTTCTATTATTGAAATTGGTAATGTAGCTTCTTTTTTATCTAGTAATTTATCATCTGGAATTACTGGTCAAATTATATATGTAGATGGAGGTTTTAATATAGTAGGATTATATTAA
- the mnmA gene encoding tRNA 2-thiouridine(34) synthase MnmA — translation MCKKKKVILAMSGGVDSSVSAWILKKKYYVEGLFMKNWEEEDNSEHCNSEKDLKDAKKVCKSLNIFLHTVNFSLEYWKYVFENFLNEHKKGRTPNPDILCNKEIKFKLFLKFSLENLKADYISTGHYAINCFKKNNFFLLKGKDLKKDQSYFLYTLNQNQLKKIIFPLGKLKKKKVRKIAKKLNLKVYKKKDSTGICFIQPKFYKKFLKRYFSSNPGPIMTIKKKIIGFHDGLFNYTIGQRKGLKIGGLKNYSHKPWYVIKKNISKNILFVSQGFNNFYLLSKGFFAIDVHWININLIKFPLICKVKTRYSEIEHSCIVNKINIKKIKVIFKNPVSSVTPGQFSVFYSKNICLGGGKIIKNISLYNSNYYK, via the coding sequence ATGTGTAAAAAAAAAAAAGTTATTTTAGCTATGTCTGGAGGTGTAGATTCTTCTGTTTCTGCTTGGATATTAAAAAAAAAATATTATGTAGAAGGTTTATTTATGAAAAATTGGGAAGAAGAAGATAATTCTGAACATTGTAATTCTGAAAAAGATTTAAAAGATGCTAAAAAAGTTTGTAAATCTTTAAATATTTTTCTTCATACTGTAAATTTTTCTTTAGAATATTGGAAATATGTTTTTGAAAATTTTTTAAATGAACATAAAAAAGGAAGAACTCCAAATCCAGATATATTATGTAATAAAGAAATTAAATTTAAACTTTTTTTAAAATTTTCTTTAGAAAATTTAAAAGCAGATTATATCTCTACAGGTCATTATGCTATAAACTGTTTTAAAAAAAATAATTTTTTTCTTTTAAAAGGAAAAGATCTTAAAAAAGATCAAAGTTATTTTTTATATACATTAAATCAAAATCAGTTAAAAAAAATTATTTTTCCATTAGGAAAATTAAAAAAAAAAAAAGTAAGAAAAATAGCAAAAAAGTTAAATTTAAAAGTATATAAAAAAAAAGATTCTACTGGAATATGTTTTATTCAACCAAAATTTTATAAAAAATTTTTAAAAAGATATTTTTCTTCTAATCCTGGTCCTATTATGACTATTAAAAAAAAAATTATAGGTTTTCATGACGGATTATTTAATTATACGATCGGTCAAAGAAAAGGTTTAAAAATAGGAGGTCTTAAAAATTATTCTCATAAACCATGGTATGTAATAAAAAAAAATATTTCTAAAAATATTTTGTTTGTTTCTCAAGGATTTAATAATTTTTATTTATTATCTAAAGGTTTTTTTGCTATTGATGTGCATTGGATTAATATAAATTTAATAAAATTTCCTTTAATTTGTAAAGTAAAAACTAGATATTCTGAAATAGAACATTCTTGTATAGTAAATAAAATTAATATAAAAAAAATAAAAGTTATTTTTAAAAATCCAGTTTCTTCAGTTACTCCAGGTCAATTTTCAGTTTTTTATTCAAAAAATATATGTTTAGGAGGGGGAAAAATTATAAAAAATATTTCATTATATAATAGTAATTATTATAAATAA
- a CDS encoding inositol monophosphatase family protein, whose amino-acid sequence MHPILNIAIRIAVQGGNKIIQAYDKKIYDNKKNKKILIQIINKSKNIIFNLIKKSYPKHKIIINNSLISLKKFINPTWVINILHGKKNFIKRFPNFCISIAIFIKKKICISVIYDPLKNELFTSVSGKGSQVNGYRMRSSKNYLLKNSFFSTKINNVFINKNIIFIKILNKIFKKKVIFRSNNLLPLDLAYLADGRIDFILDFNFKIKNYYSGLLQVQESGGVISDYLGGCNYEKNIVIIANNLKLMRLIISEINSIF is encoded by the coding sequence ATGCATCCAATTTTAAATATTGCTATTCGAATAGCAGTACAAGGAGGAAATAAAATTATTCAAGCTTATGATAAAAAAATTTATGATAATAAAAAAAATAAAAAAATTTTAATTCAAATAATAAATAAATCTAAAAACATTATTTTTAATTTAATTAAAAAATCTTATCCAAAACATAAAATTATAATTAATAATTCATTAATTTCATTAAAAAAATTTATTAATCCTACTTGGGTAATTAATATATTACATGGAAAAAAAAATTTTATAAAAAGATTTCCAAATTTTTGTATATCAATAGCAATTTTTATAAAAAAAAAAATATGTATTTCTGTAATATATGATCCATTAAAAAATGAATTATTTACTTCAGTTTCTGGAAAAGGATCACAAGTAAATGGGTATCGTATGAGAAGCTCAAAAAATTACTTACTAAAAAATAGCTTCTTTTCAACAAAAATTAATAATGTATTTATTAATAAAAATATTATTTTCATAAAAATTTTAAATAAAATATTTAAAAAAAAAGTAATTTTTAGAAGTAATAATTTATTACCATTAGATTTAGCTTATTTAGCAGATGGAAGAATAGATTTTATATTAGATTTTAATTTTAAAATAAAAAATTATTATTCAGGACTGTTACAAGTTCAAGAATCAGGTGGCGTAATAAGTGACTACTTAGGAGGTTGTAATTATGAAAAAAATATAGTTATTATTGCTAATAATTTAAAATTAATGAGATTAATCATTTCAGAAATAAATTCAATTTTCTAA
- the purB gene encoding adenylosuccinate lyase: MKFSNLCSVSPLDGRYKKITQKLSKIFSEYGFIKYKLMIEIFWLKYLSNIKEIKELKKFDNNTNIILNKIINNFNLKHAYKIKKIEKITNHDVKSIVFFLKKKLSNINNSKKIIEFIHFGCTSEDINNIAYALMLKDARRYHILKHWKKIIKKMDYISLKYKNIVLLSRTHGQPATPSTMGKEIANFSYRLKRQYNQFKKIKILGKFNGTVGNYNAHVFSYPNLDWININKNFVKSLNINWNPYTTQIEPHDYISEFFSCIFRFNTILINFNRDIWGYISLNYFKYKFKNNEIGSSTMPHKINPIDFENSEGNLGISNALIQHISFKLPISRWQRDLSDSTVLRNLGSILSYSIISYHFINIGIKKIKINKNVLKKDLNNNLEILLEPIQIFMRKIGIYNSYEKVKLLFRGKKINKKKINNFINTLNISDIKKKELYNLTPFNYIGKSIFLSENIKLYKY, from the coding sequence ATGAAATTTTCAAATTTATGTTCTGTTTCTCCTTTAGATGGTCGTTATAAAAAAATAACACAAAAATTAAGTAAAATTTTTAGTGAATATGGATTTATTAAATATAAGTTAATGATTGAAATTTTTTGGTTAAAATATTTATCTAATATTAAAGAAATTAAAGAATTAAAAAAATTTGATAATAATACAAATATAATTTTAAATAAAATTATAAATAATTTTAATTTGAAACACGCATACAAAATAAAAAAAATAGAAAAAATTACTAATCATGATGTAAAATCTATTGTATTTTTTTTGAAAAAAAAATTAAGTAATATAAATAATTCAAAAAAAATAATAGAATTTATTCATTTTGGTTGTACTTCTGAAGATATAAATAATATTGCATATGCATTAATGTTAAAAGATGCTAGAAGGTATCATATTTTAAAACATTGGAAAAAAATTATTAAAAAAATGGATTATATTTCATTAAAATATAAAAATATTGTACTTTTATCTAGAACACATGGGCAACCAGCTACTCCATCTACTATGGGAAAAGAAATTGCAAATTTTTCTTATCGATTAAAACGACAATATAATCAATTTAAAAAAATAAAAATATTAGGAAAATTTAATGGAACTGTAGGAAATTATAATGCTCATGTTTTTTCATATCCTAATTTAGATTGGATTAATATTAATAAAAATTTTGTAAAATCTTTAAATATTAATTGGAATCCATATACTACTCAAATTGAACCTCATGATTACATATCTGAATTTTTTTCTTGTATATTTAGATTTAATACTATTTTGATAAATTTTAATAGAGATATTTGGGGATATATTTCTTTAAATTATTTTAAATATAAATTCAAAAATAATGAAATTGGTTCATCTACTATGCCTCATAAAATAAATCCAATAGATTTTGAAAATTCTGAAGGAAATTTAGGTATTTCTAATGCTTTAATACAACATATTTCATTTAAATTACCTATTTCAAGGTGGCAAAGAGATTTAAGTGATTCAACTGTTTTAAGAAATTTAGGAAGTATATTATCTTATTCTATTATTAGTTATCATTTTATAAATATTGGAATAAAAAAAATTAAAATTAATAAAAATGTTTTAAAGAAAGACTTAAATAATAATTTAGAAATTTTATTGGAACCAATTCAAATTTTTATGAGAAAAATTGGAATTTATAATTCTTATGAAAAAGTAAAGTTATTATTTCGAGGAAAAAAAATTAATAAAAAAAAAATTAACAATTTTATTAATACTTTAAATATTTCAGATATAAAAAAAAAAGAATTATATAATTTAACTCCTTTTAACTATATAGGAAAATCTATTTTTCTTTCAGAAAATATTAAACTATATAAATATTAA
- the yciA gene encoding acyl-CoA thioester hydrolase YciA — MIKKNINKKENMLLKTLAMPYNTNANGDIFGGWILSQMDMGGAILAKQISLGRVVTAQAKNVSFIHSISVGDIINCYGKCIKIGTSSMKIKIEIWVKRLYSKPIKEKYLSTHGIFIYVAINKNGKPRPVFNK, encoded by the coding sequence ATAATAAAAAAAAATATTAATAAAAAAGAAAACATGTTACTAAAAACTTTAGCTATGCCATATAATACTAATGCTAATGGAGATATTTTTGGAGGTTGGATTTTATCTCAAATGGATATGGGAGGAGCTATTTTAGCAAAACAAATATCTTTAGGAAGAGTAGTTACTGCACAAGCTAAAAATGTTTCTTTTATTCACTCTATTTCAGTTGGAGATATTATAAATTGTTATGGAAAATGTATTAAAATTGGAACAAGTTCTATGAAAATAAAAATAGAAATATGGGTAAAAAGATTATATTCTAAACCTATTAAAGAAAAATATTTATCTACTCATGGAATTTTTATATATGTAGCTATTAATAAAAATGGAAAACCTAGACCAGTTTTTAATAAATAA
- the lipA gene encoding lipoyl synthase: MLIKNFLKNYYNLIEINIMLIKPNWIKIKIPVDSSKVKKIKKKLRKYNINTVCEEAQCPNLTECFNQGTSTFMILGSICTRKCPFCGVNKGRPQKINLNEPKKLAKIVSYLNLKYVVITSVNRDDLKDGGASQFSQCIKEIRNIKNIKIEILVPDFRKKEKIALNLLEKNLPDVFNHNIENVPRLYKKVRPGANYKNSLKLLNNFHKKFPKIPTKSGLMVGLGENNKEIFNVLKDLYDNGVSMLTVGQYLQPSKFHLPVKRYLTASEFLEIKSYALSIGFSDVYCGTLVRSSYHAYDQYQKILK; encoded by the coding sequence ATTTTAATAAAAAATTTTTTAAAAAATTATTATAATTTAATTGAGATTAATATAATGTTAATTAAACCTAATTGGATAAAAATTAAAATTCCCGTTGATTCTTCTAAAGTAAAAAAAATAAAAAAAAAATTAAGAAAATATAATATTAATACAGTTTGTGAGGAAGCTCAATGCCCAAATTTAACTGAATGTTTTAATCAAGGAACTTCTACTTTTATGATTTTAGGTTCTATTTGTACAAGAAAATGTCCTTTTTGTGGAGTTAATAAAGGTAGACCTCAGAAAATTAATTTAAATGAACCAAAGAAATTAGCAAAAATTGTTTCTTATTTAAATTTAAAATATGTTGTAATTACTTCTGTTAATCGAGATGATTTAAAAGATGGAGGAGCTTCTCAATTTTCTCAATGTATTAAAGAAATTAGAAATATAAAAAATATTAAAATAGAAATATTAGTTCCAGATTTTAGAAAAAAAGAGAAAATTGCGTTAAATTTATTAGAAAAAAATTTACCAGATGTTTTTAATCATAATATAGAAAATGTTCCTAGATTATATAAAAAAGTTCGTCCTGGAGCAAATTATAAAAACTCTTTAAAATTATTAAATAATTTTCATAAAAAATTTCCAAAAATTCCTACTAAATCTGGATTAATGGTAGGTTTAGGAGAAAATAATAAAGAAATTTTTAATGTTTTAAAAGATTTATATGATAATGGAGTATCTATGTTAACTGTAGGTCAATATCTTCAACCAAGTAAATTTCATCTTCCTGTAAAAAGGTATTTAACTGCTTCAGAATTTTTAGAAATAAAATCTTATGCTTTATCAATAGGCTTTTCAGATGTTTATTGTGGAACTTTAGTTAGATCTTCTTATCATGCATACGATCAATATCAAAAGATTTTAAAATAA
- the pyrF gene encoding orotidine-5'-phosphate decarboxylase, which yields MINNNLIKLNQTKIIIALDYSNKKKAMNLIKLLDPKIYRLKIGKEMFFLFGIRFIKEIIYLGFKIFLDLKLHDIPNTVSRAIKSLSKLNLWMISIHSLGGKDMMKAAKLAISYFKNKPPLLISITILSSLSKLDLKSIGMYDSINKNVLRLSKLSQKIGLDGVVCPGSSVKYIKKFLNNKFKIITPGIRKKNNSLNDQKNVITPIEAAYFKVNYIVLGRIITLSKDPIKSLKKISLSIKKKI from the coding sequence ATGATAAATAATAATTTAATTAAATTAAATCAAACAAAAATTATAATTGCATTAGATTATTCTAATAAAAAGAAAGCTATGAATTTAATAAAATTATTAGATCCAAAAATATATCGTTTAAAAATTGGAAAAGAAATGTTTTTTTTATTTGGAATACGTTTTATTAAAGAAATAATTTATTTAGGTTTTAAAATATTTTTAGATTTAAAACTTCATGATATTCCAAATACTGTTTCAAGAGCTATAAAATCTTTATCTAAATTAAATTTATGGATGATTAGTATTCATTCTTTAGGAGGTAAGGATATGATGAAAGCTGCTAAATTAGCTATTTCTTATTTTAAAAATAAACCTCCTTTATTAATTTCTATTACAATATTAAGTAGTTTGTCTAAATTAGATTTAAAATCAATTGGAATGTATGATTCTATTAATAAAAATGTATTAAGATTATCTAAATTATCTCAAAAAATTGGTTTAGATGGAGTAGTTTGTCCTGGAAGTTCTGTAAAATATATAAAAAAATTTTTAAATAATAAATTTAAAATTATTACTCCTGGTATTAGAAAAAAAAATAATTCTTTAAATGATCAAAAAAATGTTATTACTCCAATTGAAGCTGCATATTTTAAAGTAAATTATATTGTTTTAGGAAGAATTATTACACTTTCTAAAGATCCAATTAAATCTTTAAAAAAAATAAGTTTATCTATAAAAAAAAAAATATAA
- the lipB gene encoding lipoyl(octanoyl) transferase LipB translates to MKKIYVRNLKKTHWNNIFHAMHCFTDNRSLSTKDELWFTEHHPIFTKGNSEKNENIIKNLKNISVMNCDRGGKITYHGPGQQLVYILVNFKLLGINIKNFIFLIHQVVLKTLKYFFINGYIIKKFPGVYINNKKFCSIGFRIKNYCSLHGISYNINTNLTPYNYIYPCGNKSMKMINLIDLLPGITMNIFRKKFIQNFSKIFKYKIIYKSPYGIFYTNNVY, encoded by the coding sequence ATGAAAAAAATTTATGTTCGTAATTTAAAAAAAACTCATTGGAATAATATATTTCATGCTATGCACTGTTTTACAGATAATAGATCTTTAAGTACTAAAGATGAGTTATGGTTTACAGAACATCATCCTATTTTTACTAAAGGAAATTCTGAAAAAAATGAAAATATTATTAAAAATTTAAAAAATATTTCAGTCATGAACTGTGATAGAGGTGGAAAAATTACGTATCATGGTCCTGGTCAACAATTAGTATATATTTTAGTAAATTTTAAATTATTAGGAATTAATATTAAAAACTTTATTTTTTTAATACATCAAGTAGTTTTAAAAACATTAAAGTATTTTTTTATTAATGGGTATATTATAAAAAAATTTCCTGGAGTATATATAAATAATAAAAAATTTTGTTCAATAGGTTTTCGAATTAAAAATTATTGTTCATTACATGGAATATCTTATAATATTAATACTAATTTAACTCCATATAATTATATTTATCCTTGTGGAAATAAATCAATGAAAATGATTAATTTAATAGATTTATTACCTGGAATAACAATGAACATTTTTCGAAAAAAATTTATTCAAAATTTTTCTAAAATTTTTAAGTATAAAATTATTTATAAATCTCCATATGGTATATTTTATACTAATAATGTATATTAA
- the hisS gene encoding histidine--tRNA ligase, producing MNKKIQSIRGIHDYLPEELNLWKNVENILKKIFNNYGYCEIRLPILEKTKLFKKSIGSVTDIIEKEMYNFYDRNNESLTLRPEGTASFVRAILEHNLLKKIQQRFWYFGPMFRYERPQKGRYRQFYQFGCEVYGLSDPRIDLELISLLYCFFKNLNIEKYVFLEINSIGNIQSRERYKLDLVKFLKSNIKFLDFDSKNRLYTNPLRILDSKKKSIQNLLKDAPILLNYIDLDSKNHFSNLCNSIQEYKIPFTINTRLIRGLDYYNKTVFEWKCKSENLGSQNTICAGGRYDSLIKILGGPNTPAIGFAIGMERIVAVLKSKKNFQSKNLYTDIYIISDFLNENFRFYKYIEKIRNYFNNFKIIQDFNLGSMKKKLIRAKKFKAKVIIIINNNLFKNNFIEIKFFNINKIKIISLNKIFNELKIFLNKK from the coding sequence ATGAATAAAAAAATACAATCTATTAGAGGAATTCATGATTATCTTCCTGAAGAATTAAATCTTTGGAAAAATGTTGAAAATATATTAAAAAAAATTTTTAACAATTATGGATATTGTGAAATTAGATTACCAATATTAGAAAAAACTAAATTATTTAAAAAATCAATTGGAAGTGTAACTGATATTATAGAAAAAGAAATGTACAATTTTTATGATCGTAATAATGAAAGTTTAACTTTAAGGCCAGAAGGAACAGCAAGTTTTGTAAGAGCAATTTTAGAACATAATCTTTTAAAAAAAATTCAACAAAGATTTTGGTATTTTGGACCTATGTTTCGTTATGAAAGACCTCAAAAAGGAAGATACAGACAGTTTTATCAATTTGGTTGTGAAGTATATGGATTGAGTGATCCAAGAATAGATTTAGAATTAATTTCATTATTATATTGTTTTTTTAAAAATTTAAATATAGAAAAATATGTTTTTTTAGAAATAAATTCAATTGGAAATATTCAATCTAGAGAGAGGTATAAATTAGATTTAGTAAAATTTCTTAAATCAAATATAAAATTTTTAGATTTTGATTCTAAAAATAGACTTTATACTAATCCTTTAAGAATATTAGATAGTAAAAAAAAATCTATTCAAAATTTATTAAAAGACGCTCCTATTTTATTAAATTATATTGATTTAGATTCTAAAAATCATTTTTCTAATTTATGTAATAGTATTCAAGAATATAAAATACCTTTTACAATAAATACACGTTTGATAAGAGGTTTAGATTATTATAATAAAACTGTATTTGAATGGAAATGTAAAAGTGAAAATTTAGGTTCTCAAAATACAATTTGTGCTGGAGGTAGATATGATTCTTTAATAAAAATTTTAGGAGGTCCAAATACTCCTGCAATTGGATTTGCTATTGGAATGGAAAGAATTGTTGCTGTATTAAAAAGTAAAAAAAATTTTCAATCAAAAAATTTATATACTGATATTTATATAATTTCAGATTTTTTAAATGAAAATTTTAGATTTTATAAGTATATTGAAAAAATTAGAAATTATTTTAATAATTTTAAAATTATTCAAGATTTTAATTTAGGTTCAATGAAAAAAAAATTAATTAGAGCTAAAAAATTTAAAGCAAAAGTTATAATTATAATAAATAATAATTTATTTAAAAATAATTTTATTGAAATAAAATTCTTTAATATTAATAAAATAAAAATAATTTCTTTAAATAAAATTTTTAATGAATTAAAAATTTTTTTAAATAAAAAATAA
- a CDS encoding YchE family NAAT transporter has protein sequence METLSIDFKIYIKFFINLLILVNPIGMIPIFISMTNNFSEIKKKKINLITNFSSIIILCTSLFFGHLILDLFGISIASFKISGGILIFIMALSMLKKNTLKIKKKKYNSTNIGVVPLSMPLIAGPGTISSTITWSLHHSSYLNMILGTVVISFFFLFCYIIFSLSNFFINFLGNTGIKIITKIMGLLLLSLGVEFVIHGIKDLS, from the coding sequence ATGGAAACATTAAGTATTGATTTCAAAATTTATATAAAATTTTTTATTAATTTGTTAATTTTAGTTAATCCTATTGGAATGATACCAATTTTTATAAGTATGACTAATAATTTTTCTGAAATAAAAAAAAAAAAAATTAATTTAATTACAAATTTTTCTTCTATTATTATTTTATGTACTTCTTTATTTTTTGGTCATTTAATTTTAGATTTATTTGGAATTTCTATTGCATCATTTAAAATTTCTGGAGGAATTTTAATATTTATTATGGCTTTATCTATGTTAAAAAAAAATACATTAAAAATAAAAAAAAAAAAATATAATTCTACAAATATTGGTGTAGTTCCTTTATCAATGCCTTTAATTGCAGGACCTGGAACAATTAGTTCTACAATTACATGGAGTTTACATCATTCTTCTTATTTAAATATGATATTAGGAACTGTAGTTATTTCTTTTTTTTTTTTATTTTGTTATATAATATTTAGTCTTTCAAATTTTTTTATAAATTTTTTAGGAAATACTGGAATTAAAATTATTACTAAAATTATGGGATTATTATTATTATCTTTAGGTGTCGAATTTGTTATTCATGGAATAAAAGATTTATCTTAA